The following coding sequences lie in one Candidatus Eremiobacterota bacterium genomic window:
- a CDS encoding ribonuclease D: protein MTSPQIVADHDAFAQLCARVAIADRVGLDTEFHAERTYTPRLMVVQLAFDDGAAIVDALALRDLRRLALALTHTTVVGHALSADLKIFADRFEIVPPRVFDTQVAAAFLGYGMQVSLADLVRNICDVRLAKSQTVSDWSSRPLSERQIDYLVGDVAYLLPLFDALRPRLERRGRYEWVYEECAELGDIERYRIDERRAYLRIPGAMRMSRRELGILNELVRLRDGVARERDLPVRFVLPDDVVAGLAVLKPAQLHDLAQLRRLDGAMKRQLGEEILAAVARGLSLDESALPQRPNRPAAPARDALVSLLNAAIAEIARDADLPSSLLVPRAALERIAREIPPDRATFDRTLALQPWRLALVGDPLWRLLTGEAQLKIEGYAQGNPKVRVSHEFTSQ, encoded by the coding sequence GTGACGTCACCGCAGATCGTTGCGGACCACGATGCTTTCGCGCAGCTCTGCGCTCGGGTTGCGATCGCCGATCGCGTTGGGCTCGATACGGAGTTCCACGCCGAGCGCACGTATACGCCGCGCCTTATGGTGGTACAACTCGCCTTTGACGACGGCGCGGCGATTGTCGACGCGCTGGCGCTGCGCGACCTGCGCCGGCTAGCCCTCGCGCTTACGCATACGACGGTGGTCGGTCACGCGCTCTCCGCCGACTTGAAGATTTTCGCCGACCGCTTCGAAATTGTGCCGCCTCGCGTCTTTGATACGCAAGTCGCGGCCGCATTTCTGGGCTACGGAATGCAAGTGTCGCTTGCCGACTTGGTGCGCAACATCTGCGACGTGCGGCTCGCGAAATCGCAGACCGTCAGCGATTGGTCGTCCCGGCCGCTCTCCGAGCGCCAGATCGACTATCTCGTCGGCGACGTCGCCTATTTGCTTCCACTCTTCGACGCCTTGCGTCCCCGTCTCGAACGGCGGGGACGCTACGAATGGGTTTACGAGGAGTGCGCCGAGCTGGGCGATATCGAGCGATACCGCATCGACGAACGGCGCGCCTATTTGCGCATACCCGGTGCGATGCGAATGAGCCGCCGCGAGCTGGGGATTCTCAACGAACTGGTGCGATTGCGCGATGGCGTCGCGCGCGAGCGCGATCTTCCGGTACGGTTCGTTCTTCCGGATGACGTGGTTGCGGGGCTTGCCGTATTGAAGCCGGCGCAGTTGCACGACCTGGCGCAGCTTCGCCGGCTGGACGGCGCCATGAAACGCCAGCTCGGCGAGGAGATTCTCGCGGCGGTGGCGCGCGGTCTATCGCTCGACGAATCCGCGCTACCGCAACGGCCGAACCGCCCGGCGGCACCCGCCCGCGACGCGCTCGTTTCGCTGTTGAACGCCGCCATCGCGGAGATCGCGCGCGACGCCGACCTGCCCTCGAGTCTCTTGGTACCGCGTGCCGCACTCGAGCGCATCGCACGCGAAATTCCGCCCGATCGCGCGACGTTCGATCGGACCCTCGCGCTGCAGCCGTGGCGGCTCGCACTCGTCGGCGACCCGCTTTGGAGGCTTCTCACCGGCGAAGCTCAGCTCAAGATCGAAGGCTACGCGCAAGGCAATCCGAAAGTACGTGTATCCCATGAATTCACATCCCAATAG
- a CDS encoding TVP38/TMEM64 family protein translates to MNSLLRKSAALALLVASFVLAYLVIRHQPRVEHEIRSIGPFAYPLAVAVFILVASAPFSVTDALAIMNGAIFGPLKGTLVDVFGLIGAALLGYWLNRHATRLWRLEEYLHRLPAWVKRFPVGSPAFLLAVRIIPGFGGTVATASAAAFRVPVWVHVWTMCVIAVPICALLTIFGDRVTVALHGYESRASRYARHYCLTHRCPHFHFRRTQTVSPSP, encoded by the coding sequence TTGAATTCTCTCCTTCGTAAGAGCGCTGCGCTCGCGCTGCTCGTCGCTTCTTTTGTGTTGGCGTACTTGGTGATTCGCCATCAGCCGCGAGTCGAGCACGAGATCCGATCGATTGGGCCGTTCGCCTATCCGCTTGCCGTCGCGGTCTTTATCCTGGTCGCCTCGGCGCCGTTTTCGGTAACCGATGCGTTGGCGATCATGAACGGCGCCATCTTTGGACCTTTGAAGGGTACCCTGGTCGACGTCTTTGGACTCATCGGTGCTGCGCTGCTAGGTTATTGGCTCAATCGGCATGCCACGCGGCTCTGGCGCCTGGAGGAGTATCTGCACCGATTGCCCGCGTGGGTCAAGCGCTTCCCGGTCGGCTCGCCGGCCTTCTTGCTCGCAGTCCGGATCATCCCGGGCTTCGGTGGAACCGTTGCCACGGCCAGCGCAGCAGCCTTTCGCGTCCCGGTGTGGGTGCACGTTTGGACGATGTGCGTGATCGCCGTGCCGATCTGCGCGCTGCTTACGATTTTTGGCGATCGCGTCACCGTAGCGCTGCATGGCTACGAATCGCGCGCCAGCCGCTACGCGCGCCATTACTGCCTCACCCATCGCTGTCCGCATTTTCATTTCCGCCGAACGCAAACGGTTTCACCGTCGCCGTGA
- a CDS encoding vitamin K epoxide reductase family protein: MIIRAVVTLLCGVALYASLFMLNKTRRAARGEVKGPSVVKTPRAHLFGVPNSLLGVLYYPAVAIAVWFLHGRIGAIALLVAVAGAAATSAYLAYSLIYITRRECPYCWTSHVVNWCLLLLCCWLFLPNVLNRAI, translated from the coding sequence GTGATTATTCGGGCGGTCGTCACGTTGCTCTGCGGTGTTGCGCTCTACGCCTCCCTTTTCATGCTGAACAAGACGCGCCGCGCGGCACGCGGCGAGGTCAAGGGCCCGAGCGTCGTTAAGACCCCGAGGGCGCACCTCTTCGGCGTTCCTAACTCGCTGCTTGGTGTACTTTACTATCCGGCCGTTGCGATCGCCGTCTGGTTTCTGCACGGCAGGATTGGCGCGATCGCCCTACTCGTGGCGGTGGCCGGCGCCGCGGCGACCTCGGCCTACCTGGCCTACTCGCTCATCTATATCACCCGTCGGGAATGTCCCTATTGCTGGACATCCCACGTGGTGAATTGGTGCCTGCTGCTGCTCTGCTGCTGGTTATTTCTTCCCAACGTATTGAATCGGGCTATCTGA
- a CDS encoding RpiB/LacA/LacB family sugar-phosphate isomerase, producing the protein MRIALGSDMAGELPEAIDAWLRAHGHDVARFGALAPGENDAWPSVGREVAQSVARRDAEYGVLCCWTGTGVSIAANKVAGARAALCADATTAAGAREWNDANVLCISLRATSIPVAEEMLEAWFAGVPTRDPTYRAMIAQLE; encoded by the coding sequence ATGCGGATAGCTCTCGGAAGCGACATGGCCGGCGAACTCCCGGAGGCGATCGACGCGTGGTTGCGCGCGCACGGTCACGACGTCGCTCGCTTCGGCGCGCTGGCGCCGGGTGAGAACGATGCGTGGCCCTCCGTTGGGCGCGAGGTCGCCCAAAGCGTCGCGCGTCGCGACGCGGAGTATGGCGTTCTGTGCTGCTGGACCGGCACCGGCGTGAGCATTGCGGCCAATAAGGTCGCCGGCGCTCGGGCGGCGCTCTGCGCGGACGCGACGACCGCGGCCGGCGCGCGCGAGTGGAACGATGCAAACGTGCTCTGCATCAGCCTGCGGGCGACCTCGATTCCGGTGGCCGAGGAGATGCTCGAGGCATGGTTCGCCGGCGTCCCGACACGCGATCCAACCTATCGCGCGATGATCGCCCAACTCGAATGA
- a CDS encoding MBL fold metallo-hydrolase, with the protein MVILVRAPNASAMTLQGTNSYILVCGNGEGLVIDPGPAIESHARALLDAARANGLTLRTIVLTHGHPDHAAGAQRLVALTGATLHAHPASRVPHDLDLPLEEKLRAGEIELHTIDAPGHTFDHAIFYLPHERALFTGDTILGEGTTVIAPPGGAMRPYQRTLQRLADEFGDARIIYGGHGPVLNDPRATIAEYIAHRQMREQQILDALRDEPLTIPDLVQRIYSRQRQVLWPAMARQILAHLNALESEGRVRSQPLARAMSAQEMAILNPRIEEVVGPEDAAVIVAELGTELRLETLNVYSL; encoded by the coding sequence ATGGTAATCCTCGTCCGCGCTCCCAATGCATCGGCCATGACCCTGCAGGGGACAAACTCGTACATCCTCGTTTGCGGAAACGGCGAAGGTCTCGTGATCGACCCCGGCCCGGCGATCGAGAGCCATGCGCGCGCACTCCTCGACGCTGCGCGGGCGAACGGATTGACGCTGCGCACGATCGTGCTTACGCACGGTCACCCCGACCATGCGGCTGGTGCGCAACGGCTCGTCGCACTGACGGGAGCGACGCTCCACGCACACCCGGCAAGCCGCGTTCCGCACGATCTCGATCTCCCGCTGGAAGAGAAGCTGCGCGCGGGAGAAATCGAACTGCACACGATCGATGCGCCCGGCCACACCTTTGACCACGCAATTTTTTATCTTCCGCACGAGCGCGCGCTTTTCACCGGCGACACGATCCTGGGCGAGGGCACGACGGTAATCGCGCCGCCAGGAGGTGCGATGCGCCCGTACCAACGGACGCTGCAACGGCTCGCCGATGAGTTCGGCGACGCACGCATCATTTACGGCGGTCACGGCCCGGTCCTCAACGATCCGCGCGCCACGATCGCCGAGTACATCGCCCACCGGCAGATGCGCGAGCAACAGATCCTCGATGCGTTGCGCGACGAACCGTTGACGATACCCGATCTCGTGCAGCGCATCTACTCCCGGCAACGGCAAGTGCTATGGCCGGCGATGGCCCGGCAAATTCTCGCTCATCTCAACGCACTCGAAAGCGAGGGGCGCGTTCGGTCCCAACCGCTCGCACGCGCGATGTCGGCGCAAGAGATGGCGATCCTCAATCCACGCATCGAAGAAGTCGTCGGGCCCGAGGACGCAGCGGTCATCGTTGCCGAGTTGGGAACGGAGTTGCGGCTGGAAACGCTGAACGTCTACTCACTATGA
- a CDS encoding zinc-binding dehydrogenase: protein MRAVRLHEVGGPQNLCIDELAIPPVREDQALVRVRAAALNHRDLFITQGLYPNIRLPITLGADGAGEIASLGAMVSDLAVGDEVVIDPMLGWGDDLRVWDPEHASILGMPRDGTFAQYVVVPLGNLYRKPAVLSMEEAAAVPLAGLTAYRALLTRGALQRGETVLITGVGGGVQTFVLLFAKQAGARAIVTSSDDEKLERARSLGADLAINYLRNPDWPKQLRSNGPIDLVVDSSGGDTLRKALDVVRPGGRIVIYGGTQGDATIKMFPLFWKHVTILGTSMGSPRDFAAMLQLFDGGLKPVVDRVFPLTDAVAAFERLQSARQFGKVVLSAP, encoded by the coding sequence ATGCGGGCGGTTCGCTTGCATGAGGTGGGCGGACCGCAGAATCTTTGCATTGATGAGCTCGCGATCCCGCCGGTTCGAGAGGACCAAGCGCTCGTGCGCGTGCGCGCCGCCGCGCTCAATCATCGAGATTTGTTCATTACGCAAGGTCTCTATCCCAATATCCGACTGCCCATCACCCTCGGCGCCGATGGAGCAGGCGAGATCGCGTCGCTGGGAGCCATGGTTTCGGACCTCGCGGTTGGCGACGAGGTTGTCATCGATCCGATGCTGGGGTGGGGCGATGACCTGCGCGTTTGGGATCCGGAACACGCGAGCATCCTGGGAATGCCGCGCGACGGAACGTTCGCGCAATACGTTGTCGTGCCGCTCGGCAATCTCTATCGAAAACCAGCCGTCCTGTCGATGGAAGAAGCTGCCGCAGTTCCGCTCGCCGGTTTGACCGCGTATCGCGCGTTGTTGACGCGCGGCGCATTGCAGCGCGGCGAGACGGTCTTGATCACCGGGGTTGGCGGAGGCGTGCAGACCTTCGTGCTGCTCTTTGCAAAACAGGCCGGGGCGCGCGCAATCGTAACGTCGAGCGATGACGAGAAACTCGAGCGAGCGCGCTCCCTCGGCGCGGATCTCGCGATCAACTACCTACGCAACCCGGATTGGCCCAAGCAGCTCCGGTCGAACGGTCCGATCGACCTCGTCGTGGATTCGTCGGGCGGCGACACACTGCGCAAAGCGCTCGACGTCGTTCGCCCGGGCGGCCGCATCGTCATCTACGGTGGAACCCAGGGCGACGCAACGATCAAAATGTTTCCGCTCTTCTGGAAGCACGTGACGATCTTGGGGACGTCAATGGGAAGCCCACGCGATTTCGCCGCGATGCTCCAGCTCTTCGACGGCGGGTTGAAACCGGTTGTCGACCGCGTTTTCCCGCTGACCGATGCCGTGGCGGCCTTTGAGCGCTTACAAAGCGCGCGTCAATTCGGCAAGGTCGTTCTTAGCGCACCGTAA
- a CDS encoding BolA/IbaG family iron-sulfur metabolism protein yields the protein MCAIIPAIGQAGFADISAPGLPLWCDVPTGDEQPRPESARFLSRGRAPAANVHARDRPAEGTRRPRRSHRRYRDRACERCHRGAGKECDATARSSRRGARNRGGAQFRLAATAIVIDDESLRALIRGELPDAQVSIVDRTGTMDHFNVTVRSKAFAGKTLIDQHKLIYAALRAALNDGRIHAVELTTIVAEG from the coding sequence ATGTGCGCCATCATTCCGGCCATCGGCCAAGCGGGGTTCGCGGACATATCCGCCCCAGGCCTTCCGTTATGGTGCGACGTACCAACCGGCGATGAACAACCGAGGCCAGAGTCTGCGCGCTTTCTTTCGCGGGGTCGCGCGCCTGCAGCGAACGTTCACGCTCGAGATAGGCCCGCTGAAGGCACGCGGCGTCCCCGCCGTTCTCATCGGCGTTACCGGGATCGTGCTTGCGAGCGGTGTCACCGCGGCGCTGGCAAAGAGTGCGATGCGACTGCCCGAAGCTCTCGGCGAGGCGCGCGGAATCGCGGAGGCGCTCAATTCCGGCTCGCCGCGACTGCGATCGTGATCGATGACGAGTCGCTGCGCGCACTCATTCGTGGCGAGCTGCCCGACGCGCAGGTCAGCATCGTCGACCGTACGGGCACGATGGATCACTTCAACGTTACCGTCCGCTCGAAAGCGTTCGCAGGGAAGACGCTCATCGACCAACACAAACTCATTTACGCCGCGCTGCGCGCGGCGCTCAACGACGGCCGCATTCACGCGGTCGAACTCACGACCATCGTCGCGGAAGGCTAA
- a CDS encoding glutaredoxin, which yields MDYKEEIEREIAENTILVYGKGTKTAPRCGFTLETIEFFDRFGYPFEVIDVLENVPKREALATMTDWPTLPKVFIKGKFYGDTDILGPMAANGELQTTLQDAFAGAPPAAKQTIDIRR from the coding sequence GTGGATTACAAAGAAGAGATCGAACGAGAGATCGCCGAGAATACCATCCTGGTCTATGGAAAAGGAACCAAGACGGCGCCACGCTGCGGTTTCACCCTCGAAACGATTGAATTCTTCGATCGCTTCGGCTATCCATTCGAAGTGATCGACGTCCTGGAGAACGTGCCTAAACGCGAGGCATTGGCGACGATGACCGACTGGCCGACCTTGCCAAAGGTTTTCATCAAGGGCAAGTTTTATGGAGATACCGACATTCTCGGCCCGATGGCCGCGAATGGCGAGCTGCAGACGACACTGCAGGATGCCTTTGCCGGCGCGCCGCCGGCGGCGAAGCAAACCATCGACATTCGACGGTGA
- a CDS encoding sulfurtransferase: MSFTTIISSQALRERLGDPHLAIFDCRHALADFSLGRRLYDESHIPGAFFAGVEEDLAGAKSGTNGRHPLPEPDTFARFLRACGVNDSTQLVAYDAGGDMFAPRFWFLSRWIGHDAVAVLDGGFAAWTAAGYPVNADPVPAACEGNLTVRLAPDLLVDAQFVLEHLGADDMHLLDARAAERYSGETEPIDPVAGHIPGAKNRWFKENFRADGTLKSPEELRAEYARAGVDPKRTVHQCGSGVSAAVAHFSMHHAGLLGSRIYNGSWSEWVADPKRPVETGS; encoded by the coding sequence GTGAGCTTCACCACGATCATTTCCTCGCAAGCGTTGCGCGAGCGGCTCGGCGATCCACACCTCGCAATTTTCGATTGCCGCCATGCCCTCGCCGATTTTTCGCTCGGACGGCGCCTCTACGACGAATCGCATATTCCGGGCGCGTTCTTCGCCGGCGTCGAGGAGGATCTCGCGGGAGCGAAGAGTGGAACGAACGGCCGTCATCCACTTCCGGAGCCGGATACGTTCGCACGCTTCTTGCGCGCTTGCGGCGTGAACGACTCGACGCAGCTCGTCGCCTACGACGCCGGCGGCGATATGTTTGCGCCACGGTTCTGGTTCCTCTCGCGCTGGATCGGCCACGACGCCGTGGCCGTTCTCGACGGCGGTTTTGCCGCCTGGACCGCAGCCGGCTACCCGGTCAACGCGGATCCCGTGCCAGCTGCGTGCGAGGGAAATCTGACGGTTCGACTTGCGCCCGATCTGCTCGTTGATGCGCAGTTCGTGCTCGAACATCTCGGCGCGGACGATATGCATTTGCTCGATGCGCGCGCCGCCGAGCGCTACAGCGGCGAAACCGAGCCGATCGATCCCGTTGCCGGCCACATTCCCGGGGCAAAAAACCGCTGGTTTAAAGAGAACTTTCGCGCCGACGGAACCCTGAAATCACCCGAAGAGCTGCGTGCCGAATACGCGCGCGCCGGCGTTGATCCCAAGCGCACGGTGCATCAATGCGGCTCCGGAGTCTCCGCGGCGGTTGCCCACTTCTCGATGCATCACGCGGGACTGCTAGGGTCGCGTATTTACAACGGCAGCTGGAGCGAGTGGGTTGCCGATCCAAAGCGTCCGGTCGAAACCGGATCGTAG
- a CDS encoding cupin domain-containing protein, with product MRNRIIHASNGGWENVERAGYAPDVPGTGVARHTLVGTRKSDPSAPGPRMELRYFEVQPGAASRLEKHEHEHYVIVRRGLGYAVLGDDATEIGPDDVVYVAPLELHQFVNRGDEPFGFYCFVDTCRDFSQAPTAGELARLEASPAGAVAKPFAVPPPSKR from the coding sequence ATGCGCAATCGCATTATTCACGCCAGCAACGGTGGATGGGAAAACGTCGAGCGGGCGGGATATGCGCCCGATGTTCCCGGAACCGGCGTCGCGCGCCATACGCTGGTCGGTACGAGAAAGAGCGATCCAAGTGCGCCGGGCCCGCGAATGGAACTTCGCTACTTCGAAGTTCAGCCCGGCGCCGCATCGCGACTAGAGAAGCACGAACACGAGCATTACGTCATCGTACGACGCGGTCTCGGATACGCGGTGCTCGGCGACGACGCAACCGAGATCGGCCCCGACGATGTCGTCTACGTCGCACCGCTCGAGTTGCACCAGTTCGTCAATCGCGGCGACGAGCCGTTTGGCTTCTATTGCTTCGTAGACACGTGCCGCGACTTTTCGCAAGCGCCGACCGCCGGCGAACTCGCTCGGCTCGAAGCATCGCCCGCGGGCGCGGTGGCGAAGCCATTTGCCGTCCCGCCGCCGTCGAAGCGGTAG
- a CDS encoding EVE domain-containing protein, with the protein MHARPHRRPLRKTPHDRARTAVSRYWLLKTEPSGYSFERLRAEGTTPWTGVRNFQARNNMMEMRLGDLALFYHSSVAKPAAVGICRVVREAHADFTQFDRESEYFDGRAKPSKPIWFMVDVAYVEALANPVTLAQMRAEPRLLGMALLRRGQRLSVQPVMPHEWKIVLELSRLTPAPA; encoded by the coding sequence ATGCATGCCAGGCCGCATCGCAGGCCGCTTCGAAAGACGCCGCATGACCGAGCGCGGACGGCAGTGAGCCGGTACTGGCTGCTCAAGACCGAGCCGAGCGGCTATTCCTTCGAACGATTACGCGCCGAGGGTACGACGCCGTGGACCGGTGTTCGCAACTTCCAAGCGCGCAACAACATGATGGAGATGCGCCTGGGCGATCTGGCGCTCTTCTATCACTCGAGCGTCGCCAAGCCGGCCGCGGTGGGGATCTGCAGAGTCGTCAGAGAGGCGCACGCGGACTTTACGCAGTTCGATCGCGAGAGCGAATATTTCGACGGGCGCGCGAAACCGTCCAAGCCGATTTGGTTCATGGTGGACGTCGCGTACGTCGAGGCGCTCGCCAATCCGGTGACCCTCGCGCAGATGCGCGCCGAGCCGCGGCTGCTGGGAATGGCGCTGCTGCGGCGCGGTCAACGCCTCTCGGTGCAGCCCGTGATGCCGCACGAATGGAAGATCGTGCTCGAGTTGTCGCGCCTTACGCCTGCGCCTGCGTGA